TACGGAATATAGAGCAATAGCTTTAATATTGGGGCAAGCATCAAAAAATTCTTATCGTATTTAAAATCTCCGCCTACACTTAAGATGGTATCTGTATTTTTACAATATTCTATCCATTCTTCATAGGAGAGATTTTCATTTTCCGGAAGTATTACCTGCAGGCCTGCTTTTTTCAGCATTTCGATTCCGATTTCCGGAATTCTTTTGTTTACAAAAACTTTCATTGTCGTCTGTTAATGATTGGTGAATAAAAAACCTCACTCGCAAAAAGTAAGGTTATGTAACTTTAATATTAAAAATATTTCTTTTCATCCGAATGTTTTGTTCTGGATATCATCATGTTGATTGATAAAAATTGAATAGTGAGTTTTACCTGAATCCAATTTCCGTTCCGAAATAGGTTAAAATATTTTAAATTTTGGATAAAGCCAAGGGAATCTTATCTTTTATTAAAAACGGAGTAAAGTTCGTTTCTATTAAGAAGATAACTGCTATTGAAGAACTGGTGTTTGAGACCAGTACTGCTGCCAATTCCGGTAATTTATTTTAAAATTCAATCAAAAGTAATGGTACTACTGATTGGTGCTTCCCAACATCGGAACAAATTTGTAAGCTCCAAATTCTTCTTTTTCAAATTCTGTAGGGCCTATTTTGGTAAATCTGTACAAAACCTGTTCATCTGTAGGTCCCAGTGGAATAACCATTATTCCTCCAATATTCAGCTGTTTCAAGAGTTCTGTAGGTAAAGTGGATGCACCACAGGTAACGATAATTTTATCAAAAGGAGCAAAAGTAGGAAGCCCTGCAAAGCCATCTCCAAAACTCTGAAATTTTGGACTGAGATGGATCTCTCTGAGTTTCTTTTTTGAAAAGTCAAACAGATCTTTTTGCCTCTCAACGGTATACACCAAAGCTTTCATCGCCACCAAAACGGCAGTCTGATATCCACATCCTGTGCCTATTTCCAGTACTTTCTCGCCGGCTTTTACCTGGAGCAGTTCAGATTGTTCTGCTACTGTTGATGGGTGTGAAATAGTCTGATGCGCCAGAATGGGGAAAGCCCGGTCTTCATAAGCGAAATCTTCAAAAATACTTTCTATAAAAAGGTGTCTCGGAATTTCATTCATTGCCGAAAGTACCTTTTCATCTGAAATCCCGATTCTATAGCGGAGATATTCTACTAAATTCTTTCTTTTTCCTTTATGTACAAACGAATCCTGCATAGGACAAAAGTAAGAAATTAGATTTTAGATTCCAGAGATTGAGGGAAAGAATTATCCACAAAAACTACTTCTGCAATCTAACTTCTTTCTTATCTTTACAAAAATTTAATACAGCTATGTTAAAAGCAGGTTTGGTAGGTGCCGGACATTTAGGAAAAATACATTTAAAACTTCTTAATCAGTCAGATAGATACGAATTTGTAGGTTTCCATGATAAGGATGTTGAAAACGGAAAGAAATTAGAAGCCGAATTCGGATATAAATATTTTGAAAACTTTGATGAATTGCTTGGGCAGATCGACATGCTAGATATTGTCACTCCTACTATTTATCATTACGATTATGCGTTGAAGGCTATCGATAAGGGACTTCATTTCTTTATTGAAAAACCGGTTACTCAAACTCTGGAACAGGCGGAAGAAATTTTGCATTTATGCCAGCAAAACGGTATTAAAGCACAGGTTGGACACGTAGAAAGATATAATCCGGCTTTTATTGCGACTAAGGAATATATCAAGAATCCGATGTTTATTGAAATCCACAGACTTGCAGAGTTCAATCCGAGAGGTACTGACGTTTCTGTTGTTTTGGATCTTATGATCCATGATCTGGATATTTTATTAAGTATCGCGAAATCTAAAGTGAAAAATATTCATGCAAGTGGTGTATGCGTGGTGAGTAAGACTCCTGATATTGCCAATGCCAGAATAGAGTTTGAAAACGGATGTGTTGCCAATCTTACCACTTCAAGAATATCTATGAAAGCGATGAGAAAAAGCAGATTCTTCCAGAAAGATGCTTACGTTTCTGTTGATTTTCTTGAGAAAAAAGCAGAGGTTATCAAGATGAAAGATGCACCTGAGAACCCTACTCCATTTGATATGATTATTGAAAATGCTGAGGGAGAAAAGAATCAAATCTTGTTTGAATACCCTAATATTCAGCCTAATAATGCAATTTTAGACGAATTAAACTCTTTTGCTGATGCTATTACAGGCGATAAAAATGTAGAAGTTTCTCTTGAAGACGGAACTGAAGCTCTGAAAGTGGCCTTAGAGATTATGAAACTTATAAGTTAATATGACCATAAAGTCTGCTTTATTTTCTTTAGCAGCACTCACAATGCTATCTTGTAATCAGAAAAAAAATGGTTACGAGATAGATTGTGAGTATGAAAAAAAACAGGCTCAAAATGACTTCAACTATAAAAAATATACATGGACCATCTTCTCTGGGCAGGGCGGTTACATTCTGGGTAGAGAGGAATTCATCATACTGCTAAACCAAAATCATATAGAAACGATAGACATCCCGTTGTCCTGTATGAGATACGCTAATGATAGGTATGAAAACTGTCGTGAGATTGAGATGAACCGCCTTATCCGGCAAAAGTTTGGCAAGGGCTTTA
This genomic window from Chryseobacterium sp. MEBOG06 contains:
- a CDS encoding protein-L-isoaspartate(D-aspartate) O-methyltransferase, which encodes MQDSFVHKGKRKNLVEYLRYRIGISDEKVLSAMNEIPRHLFIESIFEDFAYEDRAFPILAHQTISHPSTVAEQSELLQVKAGEKVLEIGTGCGYQTAVLVAMKALVYTVERQKDLFDFSKKKLREIHLSPKFQSFGDGFAGLPTFAPFDKIIVTCGASTLPTELLKQLNIGGIMVIPLGPTDEQVLYRFTKIGPTEFEKEEFGAYKFVPMLGSTNQ
- a CDS encoding Gfo/Idh/MocA family protein; this encodes MLKAGLVGAGHLGKIHLKLLNQSDRYEFVGFHDKDVENGKKLEAEFGYKYFENFDELLGQIDMLDIVTPTIYHYDYALKAIDKGLHFFIEKPVTQTLEQAEEILHLCQQNGIKAQVGHVERYNPAFIATKEYIKNPMFIEIHRLAEFNPRGTDVSVVLDLMIHDLDILLSIAKSKVKNIHASGVCVVSKTPDIANARIEFENGCVANLTTSRISMKAMRKSRFFQKDAYVSVDFLEKKAEVIKMKDAPENPTPFDMIIENAEGEKNQILFEYPNIQPNNAILDELNSFADAITGDKNVEVSLEDGTEALKVALEIMKLIS